A genomic segment from Luteolibacter ambystomatis encodes:
- a CDS encoding GntR family transcriptional regulator codes for MKRALLVEDTATHLRRQIASGAFSSELPPCRELAKSLQVSVPTLLSALERLAEEGLVVRGKPRRPYRLGSEAKTPAKPAARRKVILLISPKPIGEFESSSRSGVDRVMLECVRHGWEFHHRIIPYADATRSSPRWDEVLDEVRPTQLVALAGNKVLAEWASRRGMPTLFVGGAPANTPVVAVGVSLRARLESALDKLLALGHRHICMPVCGLQDYLSEPVRTQFADALAARNIPFVPNYHVPTSPTRNPTTIPSLLAKVFNARIPSAMVFVEWIDFVATAALLANRGLAFGRDIVGVVLTYDSHIEWFQPRPAHFRLPLQRLERILGEWLKNPAAPRFRKGGLMLQPFRFYEGDAFRGPGGGG; via the coding sequence GTGAAACGCGCCCTGCTGGTGGAAGACACCGCCACGCATCTCCGGCGGCAGATAGCTTCAGGAGCCTTTTCCAGCGAACTGCCCCCCTGCCGTGAACTGGCAAAATCCCTCCAAGTCAGCGTGCCCACTTTGCTCTCCGCCTTGGAACGGCTCGCCGAGGAAGGATTGGTCGTCCGGGGCAAACCGCGCCGTCCCTACCGTCTCGGCTCGGAAGCTAAAACCCCGGCCAAACCGGCGGCGCGCCGCAAGGTCATCCTCCTCATCAGCCCGAAGCCGATCGGCGAATTCGAATCGAGCAGCCGCTCCGGCGTGGACCGCGTGATGCTGGAATGCGTGCGCCACGGATGGGAATTCCACCACCGCATCATTCCCTACGCCGATGCCACCCGCTCCAGCCCGCGCTGGGACGAAGTGCTCGACGAAGTCCGACCCACCCAACTCGTCGCTCTGGCAGGAAACAAGGTGCTGGCGGAATGGGCCAGCCGCCGCGGCATGCCGACCCTCTTTGTGGGTGGTGCTCCCGCCAATACCCCGGTCGTGGCCGTCGGTGTCAGCCTCCGGGCCCGCTTGGAATCCGCCTTGGACAAGCTGCTGGCGCTCGGTCATCGCCACATCTGCATGCCGGTCTGCGGCCTTCAGGACTATCTCAGCGAGCCGGTACGCACGCAATTCGCCGACGCGCTGGCCGCCCGGAATATCCCCTTCGTGCCAAACTACCACGTGCCGACCTCGCCGACACGCAACCCGACCACCATCCCTTCGCTGCTCGCCAAGGTCTTCAACGCCCGCATCCCCAGCGCCATGGTTTTCGTGGAATGGATCGACTTTGTCGCGACCGCCGCGCTGCTGGCAAACCGTGGTCTGGCCTTTGGCCGCGACATCGTGGGCGTGGTGCTGACCTATGACAGCCATATCGAATGGTTCCAACCACGGCCCGCCCATTTCCGGCTGCCGCTCCAACGGCTGGAGCGCATCCTCGGCGAGTGGCTGAAAAACCCGGCCGCTCCGCGTTTCCGCAAGGGCGGGCTGATGCTCCAACCGTTCCGGTTCTACGAAGGCGATGCGTTCCGCGGGCCCGGCGGAGGCGGTTGA
- a CDS encoding DUF3472 domain-containing protein produces MKPAFLILAALTASLHADPVRIPAHTAYLEPDANGARISENKPITGWNKPGLKIEWFGQIKTAGKLDTSIEVTLPAGKESRLRLTVAGKSREAVVKGTGSPAPVSFGSFDIAKTGYQRFLLESLNRPNETNGDVGDLLLDGPAAKDAHFNLKERRNAASIHLSYPNPEGVNVEAFYCEATAVADPVATYYMVCGWDRGYFGMQVNSPTERRIIFSVWDAGGEAKDRSKVGAEDRTMLVAKGDGVDSGDFGNEGTGGHSHLVYNWKTGSTQRFVVTAKVLDGNHTVYSGFWFHPEQKKWMLISSWKAPKTGSWLKGLYSFSENFGGANGQLLRKCYYGNQWARTDKGQWIEITRANFSHDGTGKEDRLDRYMGVDHGRFFLSQGGFTDDFVKYGTPFDRPATKTPPNDLKLPPLPGM; encoded by the coding sequence ATGAAACCTGCATTCCTCATCCTGGCGGCGCTGACCGCCAGCCTTCACGCCGATCCGGTCCGGATCCCCGCCCACACCGCCTACCTTGAACCCGATGCGAACGGCGCACGGATTTCCGAGAACAAACCGATCACCGGCTGGAACAAGCCCGGCCTGAAGATCGAGTGGTTCGGCCAGATCAAGACCGCAGGGAAACTGGATACCTCCATCGAAGTCACCCTGCCCGCCGGCAAGGAATCGCGCCTGCGCCTCACCGTCGCCGGGAAATCGCGCGAGGCCGTGGTGAAGGGCACCGGCAGCCCTGCTCCGGTTTCCTTCGGCTCGTTCGACATCGCCAAGACCGGCTACCAACGCTTCCTGCTGGAATCCTTGAATCGTCCCAATGAAACCAATGGCGATGTGGGCGACCTGCTGCTCGATGGCCCTGCGGCGAAGGACGCGCATTTCAATCTCAAGGAGCGCCGCAATGCCGCCTCCATCCACCTTTCTTATCCGAATCCGGAAGGCGTGAACGTGGAGGCTTTTTACTGTGAAGCCACCGCCGTTGCCGATCCGGTGGCGACCTACTACATGGTTTGTGGCTGGGATCGCGGTTACTTCGGGATGCAGGTGAACAGCCCCACCGAGCGCCGGATCATCTTCTCGGTGTGGGATGCGGGTGGCGAGGCCAAGGATCGTTCCAAGGTCGGCGCGGAGGACCGCACGATGCTCGTCGCGAAGGGTGACGGCGTGGACAGCGGCGACTTCGGCAATGAAGGCACCGGTGGTCACAGCCATCTCGTGTACAACTGGAAGACCGGTTCCACACAGCGTTTCGTCGTCACCGCGAAGGTGCTGGATGGCAATCACACCGTCTATTCCGGCTTCTGGTTCCATCCGGAACAGAAGAAGTGGATGCTGATCTCAAGTTGGAAAGCTCCGAAAACCGGCTCCTGGCTGAAGGGACTCTACAGCTTCAGCGAGAACTTCGGCGGCGCGAACGGCCAGCTCCTGCGCAAGTGCTACTATGGCAACCAGTGGGCTCGCACCGACAAGGGCCAGTGGATCGAGATCACCCGCGCCAACTTCAGTCACGATGGCACCGGCAAGGAAGACCGCCTCGACCGCTACATGGGTGTGGATCACGGCCGTTTTTTCCTCAGCCAGGGTGGCTTCACGGATGATTTCGTGAAATACGGCACGCCGTTCGACCGTCCGGCGACCAAGACTCCACCGAACGATTTGAAACTGCCGCCGCTGCCGGGGATGTGA
- a CDS encoding glycosyl hydrolase family 18 protein, with protein sequence MFRTLLLGGLLPFLPLCAHAAGGADSQPTRNTASHGKRVIGYITQWDAWKGTSAGLPKQGFLNHLNIDYSQYTHLNFSFFGVAQDGSLHSGDFRNPNIYQAGQVQAPAALLNGDVYSSWDYYLVWGELSPQWNFTSQVTAAGFESYGNGWRHTPSGLTGPMPVPYHVPGTMPGVLELAHAKGVKVMASIGGWSMCKHYGAMAADPVKRARFVADCQRLIALGFDGIDFDWEYPGTSGGMNFVGTQADYANFVTLMQEVRAAIGSTKQMSAALSCAPSKLEGFDWTAVAGLLDSIDLMTYDVQGGWSDKAGHNAPLYAYPDEEGGAMSCDTTVQYLIGKGVPRGKIALGLPFYGRGVVCSGSAALGASTVKIQKTVQPDGPITTCGDFAAWGDYDATPNYEYIRQNLSGWTRHWDDVAKVPYLTKGSSFLSYDDSRSIGLKAEYVRAQNLGGVIVWHAYGDLRAGAIQDNSAKLPYSPATDAPLVNVVNSVLAGDAVPADGTEGPSPATGPQRGLNTLPSHPLVIGYLNGLRNAQGQDQVISDYPAALQAANLEAFDVIVTAFAEPKADGTIGTTLGSFSSYLPAVVNEGHTLGKSVVVSIGGAYPAALADQYATIAASPTLRQTFANNVLAFLQANHLDGLDIDYEFPADAGTSRTNFTALMQTLYTTVKAADSRYIVMFGSGPGWYLGGFDFATLGSYTDFFFYFGYDWKNPANGSLRKPGSTQWTLANDQLPEASVKGGVDYVLGKGFPASKVIVGLPFYGSNNHSWSSVRDTWAANQAAYTAAIDPNALEVQINGEWFTPPDAMKRKMDGLLSSTGTVLAGGATVRGVGCWEIGHEHASHPDLSNAFAEWIAGSTSGPPVISVAGGSIAEGNVGTGLLNFTITLSKAAATSVTVDYATANGTATAGSDYVSRSGTLVFAAGETSKTIAVTINGDETVEANETFTLTLSNPTGGTLGTSIATGTITNDDSNGPGPDEGWTSHAAPAGITLSLVTSDSWSGGFGGELHLTNSTGAAMSTWNIQFDAPWSVASMWNGVFVGKSGNTLTVTNPTWGGYSLANNTTAVIGFTGSGSPSQPTNLRLNGQAVGSGGSSFATWASTRGITATAYAADPDGDGRSNLLEFLNGTSPQVMNYGGPRTEIRALTVSGNSGGYFCVVVPADTAASNVEYRVIASATPAFSPSRLMVLQQTVDLGGGKIEAVWRDNAPMVSRPTAFARIEMRVK encoded by the coding sequence ATGTTCCGGACCCTCCTGCTTGGCGGCCTGCTGCCATTCCTGCCTCTCTGCGCCCATGCGGCGGGAGGCGCGGATTCCCAACCCACCCGTAACACCGCCAGCCATGGCAAGCGGGTGATCGGCTATATCACCCAGTGGGATGCGTGGAAGGGCACCTCCGCCGGCCTCCCGAAGCAGGGTTTCCTGAACCACCTCAACATCGACTACTCCCAGTACACGCATCTGAACTTCTCGTTCTTCGGTGTGGCGCAGGATGGTTCGCTGCACAGCGGGGACTTCCGGAATCCGAACATCTATCAGGCCGGTCAGGTGCAGGCACCCGCGGCGTTGTTGAACGGCGACGTCTATTCCTCATGGGACTACTATCTCGTCTGGGGCGAGTTGAGTCCGCAGTGGAACTTCACCAGTCAGGTGACGGCGGCGGGTTTCGAGTCCTATGGAAACGGGTGGCGGCACACGCCGAGCGGCCTGACAGGACCGATGCCCGTGCCCTATCATGTGCCCGGCACCATGCCGGGTGTGCTTGAGCTGGCGCACGCGAAGGGGGTGAAGGTGATGGCCAGCATCGGCGGCTGGAGCATGTGCAAGCACTACGGCGCGATGGCGGCGGATCCGGTGAAGCGCGCGCGCTTCGTGGCGGATTGCCAGCGCCTGATCGCGCTGGGCTTTGATGGCATCGACTTCGATTGGGAATACCCCGGCACCTCCGGCGGCATGAATTTTGTGGGCACCCAGGCGGACTACGCGAACTTCGTCACACTGATGCAGGAGGTGCGCGCGGCGATCGGCTCCACCAAGCAAATGAGCGCGGCGTTGAGCTGCGCGCCCTCGAAGCTGGAGGGTTTCGATTGGACCGCCGTGGCGGGCCTGCTCGATTCCATCGACCTGATGACGTATGACGTGCAGGGCGGCTGGTCGGACAAGGCCGGGCACAATGCCCCGCTCTACGCGTATCCGGATGAGGAAGGCGGCGCGATGTCCTGCGACACTACGGTGCAGTACTTGATCGGCAAAGGTGTGCCGCGAGGAAAGATCGCGCTGGGGCTGCCTTTCTATGGCCGTGGCGTGGTGTGCTCCGGCAGTGCGGCGCTGGGTGCTTCCACCGTGAAGATCCAGAAGACCGTGCAGCCGGATGGACCGATCACCACCTGCGGTGACTTCGCCGCGTGGGGCGACTACGATGCCACGCCGAACTACGAATACATACGCCAGAATCTCTCCGGCTGGACCCGCCATTGGGATGATGTCGCGAAGGTTCCGTATCTGACCAAGGGCAGTTCGTTCCTCAGCTACGATGATTCCCGTAGCATCGGCCTGAAGGCGGAATACGTGCGCGCGCAGAACCTCGGCGGGGTGATCGTCTGGCATGCCTATGGCGACCTGCGCGCGGGCGCCATCCAGGACAATTCGGCCAAGCTCCCGTACAGCCCCGCCACCGATGCGCCGCTGGTGAACGTGGTGAACTCCGTGCTCGCCGGAGACGCGGTGCCCGCGGATGGCACCGAAGGTCCCTCCCCCGCCACCGGTCCGCAGCGGGGCCTGAACACCCTGCCCTCCCATCCGCTGGTGATCGGCTATCTCAACGGCCTCCGCAACGCGCAGGGCCAGGATCAGGTCATCAGCGACTATCCCGCCGCCCTGCAGGCCGCGAATCTGGAAGCGTTCGATGTGATCGTCACCGCCTTTGCCGAACCGAAGGCGGATGGAACGATCGGTACCACCCTGGGTTCATTCTCCTCGTACCTGCCAGCGGTGGTGAATGAAGGTCACACGCTCGGGAAGTCCGTGGTCGTGAGCATCGGCGGAGCCTATCCCGCCGCACTCGCGGATCAGTATGCGACCATCGCCGCCAGCCCGACGCTGCGGCAGACCTTCGCGAACAACGTGTTGGCTTTCCTGCAGGCAAACCATCTCGATGGTCTCGACATCGACTACGAGTTTCCCGCCGATGCAGGCACCTCGCGCACGAATTTCACCGCGCTGATGCAGACGCTCTATACCACGGTGAAGGCGGCGGATTCCCGCTACATCGTCATGTTCGGCAGCGGACCGGGCTGGTATCTCGGCGGTTTTGATTTCGCCACACTCGGAAGTTATACGGATTTCTTTTTCTACTTCGGCTACGATTGGAAGAACCCCGCGAACGGCTCGCTGCGCAAGCCCGGTTCCACCCAGTGGACGCTGGCGAACGACCAGCTTCCGGAGGCTTCGGTGAAGGGTGGTGTCGACTACGTGCTGGGCAAGGGCTTCCCGGCTTCGAAGGTGATCGTCGGCCTGCCGTTCTATGGTTCCAACAACCATTCGTGGTCCTCCGTGCGTGATACCTGGGCGGCGAACCAGGCGGCCTACACCGCGGCCATTGATCCCAACGCGCTGGAAGTACAGATCAACGGCGAGTGGTTCACGCCGCCGGATGCGATGAAGCGCAAGATGGACGGACTGCTGTCCTCCACCGGCACCGTGCTGGCGGGAGGTGCGACGGTTCGCGGGGTCGGCTGCTGGGAGATCGGCCACGAGCACGCCTCGCACCCGGATCTTTCGAATGCCTTCGCCGAATGGATCGCGGGAAGCACCAGCGGACCGCCGGTGATCTCGGTGGCCGGCGGAAGCATCGCGGAGGGAAATGTTGGTACCGGCTTGCTGAATTTCACCATCACGCTCTCCAAGGCCGCCGCCACCTCCGTGACCGTGGACTACGCCACCGCGAACGGCACCGCCACCGCAGGCAGCGACTATGTTTCCCGTAGCGGCACGCTGGTCTTCGCCGCCGGTGAAACCTCGAAGACCATCGCCGTCACCATCAATGGAGACGAGACGGTGGAGGCGAATGAAACCTTCACGCTCACGCTTTCCAATCCCACCGGGGGGACTCTCGGTACATCCATCGCCACGGGTACCATCACCAATGACGACAGCAATGGTCCGGGGCCGGATGAGGGATGGACCTCGCATGCTGCTCCGGCGGGGATCACGCTTTCGCTGGTGACCTCGGATTCGTGGTCGGGAGGGTTTGGCGGCGAGTTGCATCTGACTAACAGCACCGGTGCGGCGATGAGCACCTGGAACATCCAGTTCGATGCACCGTGGAGCGTGGCCTCGATGTGGAATGGCGTGTTCGTCGGGAAGAGCGGAAACACGCTCACCGTCACCAATCCCACCTGGGGCGGCTATTCGCTGGCGAACAACACCACCGCCGTGATCGGATTCACCGGTTCGGGCAGCCCGTCCCAACCGACCAACCTGCGTCTCAACGGCCAGGCCGTTGGCTCCGGCGGCAGCTCGTTCGCCACCTGGGCCTCGACCCGTGGAATCACCGCCACCGCCTACGCCGCGGATCCGGATGGCGACGGCCGCTCGAACCTGCTTGAATTCCTCAACGGCACTTCGCCGCAGGTCATGAACTACGGTGGACCTCGTACCGAGATCCGCGCCTTGACCGTTTCAGGCAACAGCGGCGGCTACTTCTGCGTGGTGGTTCCGGCGGACACCGCGGCGAGCAATGTGGAGTACCGCGTGATTGCTTCCGCGACCCCCGCCTTCTCTCCTTCCCGTCTGATGGTGCTCCAGCAGACCGTCGATCTTGGCGGAGGAAAGATCGAGGCGGTGTGGCGGGACAATGCGCCCATGGTCTCGCGGCCCACGGCCTTCGCGCGTATCGAAATGCGCGTGAAGTAA
- the pyrE gene encoding orotate phosphoribosyltransferase — protein sequence MSAAALKSLLLEKSVRTGTFTLASGKESDLYIDCRVTALDPFGANLIGELGWAAVRERIAAEGLKIDAIGGMTLGADPISLAVGMTSAKQHPDEALQVFTVRKEPKGHGRGKQIEGNFKEGSTVIVVDDVITTGGSTIKAIDVIEREGGKVAFALVLVDRQEGGREAIEARGIPVLPLFTRKTLLDEA from the coding sequence ATGTCCGCCGCCGCGCTCAAGTCCCTCCTCTTGGAAAAGTCCGTCCGCACCGGAACCTTCACGCTCGCCTCCGGTAAGGAGAGCGATCTCTACATCGACTGCCGAGTGACCGCGCTTGATCCCTTCGGCGCGAATCTGATTGGCGAACTCGGCTGGGCGGCGGTGCGCGAGCGGATCGCGGCGGAAGGTTTGAAAATCGATGCGATCGGCGGCATGACCCTCGGCGCGGACCCGATCTCGCTGGCGGTCGGCATGACCTCCGCGAAGCAGCATCCGGACGAGGCCCTGCAGGTCTTCACCGTCCGCAAGGAGCCGAAGGGCCACGGCCGCGGCAAGCAGATCGAGGGCAACTTCAAGGAAGGAAGTACGGTGATCGTCGTAGATGATGTGATCACCACCGGCGGTTCCACCATCAAGGCCATCGACGTGATCGAGCGCGAGGGCGGCAAGGTGGCGTTCGCGCTGGTGCTGGTGGACCGCCAGGAAGGCGGCCGCGAGGCGATCGAGGCCCGCGGCATCCCGGTGCTGCCGCTGTTCACGCGCAAGACGCTGCTGGACGAGGCCTGA
- a CDS encoding beta strand repeat-containing protein has product MKPRFLVLPVAARAALPLVLCLAASSFAVAVTGSWNTDAAGTWSTASSWTGGVPNGIGDGANFTNNITAARTISLAGNRTVGALNIGDSGTSYFGFTINAGTPGTSQLVFDQTGTANATITVPNTGGVATNTITPFSVLLKDNLVVTTAFPNSGTTQLSINGIITDGSGSCSLTKEGPGIVVLQAPNNYKGGTLINAGRLNAQSSVTAFGAGPVTVASGGQAYLNTSGTYNNFTIAGTGYANSADTAAQAGAIRLENNRGVMGNVTITAAGARLGVNTSAAGFIGGNLLGTGNLEIHSPVTTTGTVSLLGSASGYSGTLSMARGNFNFAGAFGGSMSVVTATGATTTLGGGTSVAGGLTLDSTNAVITYRNNHGTLAIGGALNLGGSTTVSPSSFPAPGTGTLTLMTYASKTGAGTLAFNATGYRGTPAISVGATSAAITGLDGQTRTWVNALANGMWDLNASANWDGGDNKFCHADAVVFSDVAAGTVTLTGTVVPHSITFTNTTGNDYVLTGGVIDGAGGGITKSGAGIVTLGGTNTFVGPVAVNAGRLSLGTAQALGFTTGVTVASGASLDLNGKGMTAVSRMVDITISGSGDGNLPALANNGANIAFTGSAAAGIRNVTLAADATIGGTGNFDIGSSGILDGGGFTLTKTGTSQVYLTGLSRNLNTVVEGGTLSGYGPDPFGTTLRIKAGGIAQAANPGTYTSQVTIESGGVLQHAIGTESLWTGAFTVPGDAELSCNNTTGTSLTVVQGFSVPGNLTKSGGGTVTLYSDVPVSGGVSVTGGILLLGTGGGTGSFGSAPVTLSAGATLNLFRSGTVAFGSAINGAGNFQVTGPAAVSLPATSTYAGSTTVSAGSLQLLNPAHSGGTLTTSAGTWFGAAGTFGNTGVSGILSPGTLSAPIATLNVVGTGAATVMNLNLGATATYEAQINTDNGTADKIAVSGTGTAAGNVAIGAGTTLSLANLGTTIAAPGTKFTLMTYTGTITGSFAGLPEGGVVGIGGTNYVIRYADGGKNLTLTVATAYDNWILGYYAGSSGGVVLGATADPDKDGVANLMEYVLGSNPSSSLATHMPVGVRSGSDFLFSFDFRKEAEEAGYMPAVEYSSTMAPGEWFVAGPETYSSVDHGSYRTFTITPPYGSLEKLFGRLRVTAP; this is encoded by the coding sequence ATGAAACCCCGATTCCTCGTTCTTCCGGTTGCGGCGCGCGCCGCCCTCCCACTGGTTCTTTGTCTTGCCGCCTCATCCTTCGCCGTGGCCGTCACCGGCTCATGGAATACCGATGCGGCCGGAACCTGGAGCACGGCTTCCAGTTGGACCGGTGGCGTTCCCAATGGCATTGGTGATGGGGCCAACTTCACGAATAACATCACCGCAGCCCGCACCATCAGCCTCGCGGGCAACCGCACGGTGGGCGCGTTGAATATCGGCGACTCCGGCACGAGCTACTTCGGATTCACCATCAATGCGGGCACGCCCGGTACTTCGCAGCTCGTCTTCGATCAAACGGGCACGGCGAACGCGACGATCACGGTGCCGAATACCGGTGGCGTGGCGACGAACACGATCACCCCCTTCTCAGTCCTCCTGAAGGACAACCTGGTGGTGACGACCGCGTTCCCGAACAGCGGCACCACGCAGCTCAGCATCAACGGCATCATCACCGATGGCAGTGGCAGCTGCAGCCTGACCAAGGAGGGCCCGGGCATCGTGGTCCTCCAGGCACCGAACAATTATAAAGGTGGAACGCTCATCAATGCCGGGCGTCTCAATGCACAGAGTTCGGTAACGGCCTTCGGTGCCGGTCCGGTGACGGTTGCGAGCGGGGGTCAGGCCTACCTCAACACCAGCGGCACGTATAACAACTTCACCATCGCCGGCACCGGCTACGCCAACAGTGCGGACACCGCCGCGCAGGCGGGTGCCATCCGGCTTGAGAACAATCGGGGAGTGATGGGGAATGTCACCATCACGGCAGCCGGTGCGCGTCTCGGTGTGAATACGAGTGCAGCGGGTTTCATCGGCGGGAATCTTCTCGGTACGGGCAATCTGGAGATCCACTCGCCGGTGACCACCACCGGCACTGTTTCATTGCTGGGAAGCGCTTCCGGTTACTCCGGTACGCTCAGCATGGCGCGGGGCAATTTCAATTTCGCCGGTGCTTTCGGCGGTTCGATGTCGGTGGTGACCGCGACCGGAGCCACCACTACCCTTGGTGGGGGCACTTCGGTGGCCGGCGGTCTCACGCTGGACTCCACCAATGCCGTAATCACCTACCGGAACAACCACGGCACGCTCGCCATTGGCGGCGCATTGAACCTCGGAGGCAGCACGACGGTGTCGCCCTCCAGTTTCCCGGCTCCCGGAACCGGCACCCTCACGCTGATGACCTATGCCTCGAAGACCGGTGCGGGCACGCTGGCCTTCAATGCCACCGGCTACCGCGGCACCCCTGCGATTTCCGTGGGCGCGACGTCGGCCGCGATCACTGGTCTTGATGGCCAGACGCGGACCTGGGTCAACGCGCTCGCCAATGGAATGTGGGATCTCAATGCCTCGGCGAACTGGGATGGAGGTGACAACAAGTTCTGCCATGCGGATGCCGTGGTCTTCAGTGATGTGGCGGCGGGCACCGTGACTCTTACTGGAACTGTAGTACCTCACTCGATCACTTTCACGAATACCACCGGCAACGACTACGTGCTGACCGGCGGAGTGATCGATGGCGCGGGCGGCGGCATCACGAAGTCCGGCGCTGGCATTGTCACGCTGGGCGGCACCAATACCTTCGTGGGGCCGGTGGCGGTGAATGCCGGGCGTCTCAGCCTCGGTACCGCGCAGGCGCTGGGTTTCACCACCGGAGTGACGGTCGCGTCCGGCGCTTCGCTGGACCTGAACGGAAAGGGGATGACGGCGGTTTCCCGGATGGTGGACATCACGATTTCAGGTTCGGGAGACGGTAATCTTCCGGCTCTAGCCAACAACGGTGCGAACATCGCTTTCACCGGGTCCGCGGCAGCGGGTATCCGCAATGTCACCCTTGCGGCGGATGCGACAATCGGCGGCACCGGAAACTTCGATATCGGCAGCAGCGGTATCCTGGACGGTGGTGGCTTCACCCTCACCAAGACCGGGACGAGTCAGGTGTATCTCACCGGCCTTTCGAGAAACCTGAACACGGTGGTCGAAGGTGGCACTCTCTCCGGCTACGGCCCCGATCCATTCGGCACCACGCTCCGGATCAAGGCGGGCGGCATCGCCCAGGCTGCCAATCCGGGCACCTACACCTCGCAGGTGACGATTGAAAGCGGCGGTGTTCTTCAGCATGCCATCGGCACCGAATCCCTGTGGACCGGCGCGTTTACCGTTCCGGGGGATGCGGAGCTCTCATGCAACAATACCACGGGCACCTCTCTCACCGTGGTGCAGGGATTCTCCGTTCCGGGGAATCTGACGAAGAGCGGCGGCGGCACGGTGACGCTCTATAGTGACGTGCCGGTCTCGGGGGGCGTGAGTGTGACCGGCGGTATTCTTCTGTTGGGTACCGGCGGTGGCACCGGTTCCTTTGGCAGCGCGCCGGTCACCCTATCCGCCGGTGCCACCCTCAATCTTTTCCGTAGCGGTACCGTGGCGTTCGGTAGCGCGATCAATGGCGCGGGCAACTTCCAGGTGACAGGCCCGGCGGCCGTGAGCCTGCCTGCAACGAGTACGTACGCCGGTAGCACTACGGTTTCCGCTGGTAGCCTCCAACTGCTGAATCCCGCACACAGCGGCGGCACGCTGACCACGTCCGCAGGCACTTGGTTCGGGGCCGCGGGAACCTTTGGCAATACAGGCGTCAGTGGGATTCTATCGCCGGGAACTCTATCGGCTCCGATCGCCACCCTCAATGTTGTCGGCACCGGTGCGGCTACGGTCATGAACCTGAATCTCGGTGCCACGGCCACCTATGAGGCCCAGATCAACACCGATAACGGCACCGCCGACAAGATCGCCGTTTCGGGAACGGGTACGGCGGCCGGCAATGTCGCCATCGGGGCTGGCACCACGCTTTCGCTGGCGAATCTGGGAACCACCATCGCAGCTCCCGGGACGAAATTCACCCTGATGACCTACACCGGCACGATCACCGGCAGCTTTGCCGGATTGCCGGAAGGCGGAGTCGTTGGGATTGGTGGAACCAATTATGTCATCCGCTATGCGGACGGAGGTAAAAACCTGACACTCACCGTGGCGACCGCCTACGACAATTGGATCCTCGGATACTACGCAGGAAGCTCCGGCGGAGTGGTGCTCGGTGCCACTGCCGACCCG
- the ribD gene encoding bifunctional diaminohydroxyphosphoribosylaminopyrimidine deaminase/5-amino-6-(5-phosphoribosylamino)uracil reductase RibD translates to MDDAYWMALALEEARNGVGRTAPNPPVGAVIVKDGALIGRGWHRAAGQAHAEREALADALRNTGAEAIRGSTAYVTLEPCSTFGRTPPCTAGLIEAGVSRVVYAVKDRNPAHVGRADAVLAGAGIEVASGILEKEATDLLRPFFQVQETGRPWVIWKTAMSLDGRITRPPGEGQWLSGEASRADVQKLRGEVDAILTSGETVRRDRPQLTIRQPEWLEGRNQPWRVVVTDRLEELPTDAALFTDEWRDRTLIRPAGDLPGMLGNLAAGQGVLSVLVEAGGAFSAALFEAGCVDEVVIYLAPLLCGGDVPALAGTGLPVPASLEDVRYERIGDDVRMRARVARG, encoded by the coding sequence ATGGATGACGCGTACTGGATGGCCCTCGCGCTGGAGGAGGCACGGAACGGAGTGGGCCGTACGGCTCCGAATCCTCCCGTGGGTGCCGTCATCGTCAAGGACGGTGCGTTGATCGGCCGCGGCTGGCATCGCGCCGCCGGCCAGGCCCATGCCGAGCGCGAGGCGCTGGCGGATGCGCTGCGGAATACGGGTGCGGAGGCGATCCGTGGTTCGACCGCGTATGTGACCTTGGAGCCTTGTTCCACGTTTGGCCGCACGCCGCCTTGCACCGCGGGATTGATCGAGGCCGGAGTTTCCCGGGTGGTGTACGCGGTGAAGGACCGGAATCCGGCTCATGTGGGCCGGGCGGATGCCGTGCTCGCCGGAGCGGGCATCGAAGTCGCGTCCGGGATCTTGGAAAAGGAGGCCACCGATCTGCTGCGCCCGTTTTTCCAAGTCCAGGAGACCGGGCGGCCGTGGGTGATTTGGAAGACCGCCATGAGCCTCGATGGCCGTATCACCCGCCCGCCGGGCGAAGGCCAGTGGTTGAGCGGCGAAGCCTCCCGGGCCGATGTGCAGAAACTGCGCGGCGAGGTGGATGCCATTCTCACCTCCGGGGAAACCGTGCGGCGGGACCGGCCCCAGCTGACGATCCGGCAGCCGGAATGGCTGGAGGGGCGCAATCAGCCGTGGCGAGTGGTGGTGACGGATCGGCTGGAGGAGTTGCCGACCGATGCGGCGCTGTTCACGGATGAATGGCGGGATCGGACGCTCATCCGTCCCGCCGGAGATTTGCCCGGTATGCTCGGAAACCTCGCCGCGGGGCAGGGAGTGCTCAGCGTGCTGGTGGAGGCGGGCGGTGCGTTTTCCGCGGCACTCTTCGAGGCCGGGTGCGTGGACGAGGTGGTGATCTATCTCGCTCCCCTGCTATGCGGAGGGGATGTTCCGGCACTTGCGGGAACAGGGTTGCCCGTTCCCGCGTCACTGGAGGATGTCCGCTACGAGCGCATCGGCGATGACGTCCGGATGCGCGCGCGGGTGGCGCGGGGTTGA